Proteins encoded by one window of Salmonirosea aquatica:
- a CDS encoding DUF5723 family protein translates to MHLDNNYVRYAAPFSMLDLLRQKNSRPLDPYDLEEIRNGKPKNGTLSGELRGPAVSFRLGNRTNLGIMTRVRSGFQVTDASERLMAITRLGLANQSNLQDLGYLALFASQSENRFNLTSQAYSEWAFSLGQVLIETDAFRVKGGFTLKRYFGYAGGYVQNRSLNYRLLPDSTTTNAAYMQIDRFDATMGYTDADRASFLSPGWLFGRNASGRGWGWDVGLAYETLAEEGTLPTLRLSASLTDAGQIHYAGQGVKNYHIQADDRQITEEEWRGYSSPQEGENQLNAFGRLFEEEFGLKDDDNTGEFTLATPTALNLSADVQVVNHFYINATVIQSIKRTSVPQLRQTSLWAVVPRYESEKVGLSFPIIRQNGGWAVGTGLRVGGLVVGSDNLLGLFSRNGRFKAQGVDIYGGVSFGLNPRKN, encoded by the coding sequence CTGCACCTTGACAACAACTACGTGCGTTACGCCGCGCCTTTTTCCATGCTCGATTTATTACGGCAGAAAAATAGCCGCCCGCTCGATCCTTATGATCTGGAAGAAATCCGCAACGGAAAACCCAAAAATGGTACCTTGTCCGGAGAACTACGGGGCCCGGCTGTTTCGTTTCGCCTGGGCAACCGCACCAACCTGGGCATCATGACCCGGGTTCGCAGTGGGTTCCAGGTGACCGATGCTTCCGAACGGCTCATGGCCATTACGCGGCTGGGTTTGGCCAATCAAAGCAATCTACAGGATCTGGGGTACCTGGCTTTATTTGCCTCGCAATCTGAAAATCGCTTCAACCTGACCAGTCAGGCTTATTCGGAATGGGCCTTTTCGCTGGGTCAGGTACTGATCGAGACGGATGCTTTTCGTGTTAAGGGAGGCTTTACCCTAAAAAGGTACTTTGGCTACGCCGGGGGCTATGTCCAAAACCGGAGCCTCAACTACCGACTCCTGCCCGACTCTACTACCACCAATGCCGCCTATATGCAGATCGATCGTTTCGACGCTACTATGGGCTACACCGATGCTGACCGTGCTTCTTTCTTGTCGCCGGGCTGGTTGTTCGGACGTAACGCCAGTGGGCGGGGCTGGGGCTGGGACGTTGGTTTGGCGTACGAAACCCTGGCCGAAGAGGGTACCCTACCTACCTTGCGCCTGAGCGCTTCGTTAACTGACGCGGGACAAATTCACTACGCGGGACAAGGTGTCAAGAACTACCACATTCAGGCCGATGACCGCCAGATCACCGAAGAAGAATGGCGGGGATACAGCTCACCCCAGGAAGGCGAAAACCAACTCAACGCATTCGGCCGCCTTTTTGAAGAAGAATTTGGCCTCAAGGATGACGACAACACCGGCGAATTCACACTAGCTACCCCTACGGCCCTCAACCTCAGCGCCGATGTGCAGGTGGTCAATCACTTTTACATCAACGCCACGGTCATCCAGAGCATTAAGCGCACAAGCGTCCCGCAGCTTCGCCAGACCAGCCTTTGGGCCGTAGTTCCCCGCTACGAGTCCGAGAAGGTCGGACTTTCCTTTCCGATCATCCGGCAAAACGGCGGATGGGCGGTGGGTACCGGCTTGCGGGTGGGAGGACTGGTTGTTGGGTCGGACAATCTGCTGGGGCTCTTCTCCCGCAACGGCCGCTTCAAAGCCCAGGGTGTCGATATCTACGGAGGAGTAAGTTTCGGACTTAATCCCAGAAAAAACTAA
- a CDS encoding DUF1328 domain-containing protein, whose translation MLKWTIIFLVVAIIAGVLGFGGIAAGAAGIAKILFFVFIVLFVISLIFGRSRL comes from the coding sequence ATGCTTAAATGGACCATCATATTCCTCGTTGTGGCAATCATTGCCGGTGTCCTTGGCTTCGGAGGCATTGCAGCCGGAGCAGCCGGAATCGCTAAGATTCTGTTTTTTGTATTTATCGTTCTTTTTGTGATCAGCCTCATCTTCGGCAGATCCCGACTTTAA
- a CDS encoding OmpA family protein, with translation MRVFLLLFVLQGLLLQSVSAQVVAAQRPVTLFTVRAVDQQTTKEIAASFKIFLHAANKRFEGANGPEKVANFSVKMFSSDTVTIETEAEGYFPIEEILLVSCDTCGFYQYTALMEKQVDSVFTNLKVNDVIKLDKIYFDQSKYDLRPESRDQLEKLYRTLRNNPKLKIEIAGHTDNVGDARLNQYLSENRARVIYSYLLRKDIASNRLRHQGYGSSKPVAPNDTEENKSLNRRVEFVVLDN, from the coding sequence ATGCGCGTATTCCTACTGCTCTTTGTCCTGCAGGGTTTACTCCTACAATCCGTATCCGCTCAGGTGGTTGCGGCCCAGCGCCCTGTAACGCTTTTTACGGTGAGAGCTGTGGATCAACAGACTACGAAGGAGATTGCAGCTTCATTCAAGATTTTTCTCCATGCGGCTAATAAAAGGTTTGAAGGAGCCAATGGCCCCGAGAAAGTAGCCAACTTTAGTGTAAAAATGTTTAGCTCCGACACTGTGACCATTGAAACAGAGGCCGAGGGGTACTTTCCTATTGAGGAGATTCTGCTGGTGTCTTGCGATACCTGCGGATTTTACCAGTATACTGCGCTGATGGAAAAACAGGTCGATTCGGTCTTTACTAACCTTAAAGTCAACGATGTCATCAAGTTGGACAAAATTTACTTTGATCAGAGCAAATACGACCTCCGGCCCGAATCCCGCGATCAGTTGGAAAAACTTTACCGTACCTTACGAAACAACCCGAAGCTGAAAATAGAAATCGCCGGACATACCGACAACGTAGGCGATGCCCGGCTGAATCAGTACCTGTCCGAAAACCGGGCAAGAGTTATTTACTCCTATCTGCTTCGGAAAGACATTGCGTCTAACCGCCTGCGTCACCAGGGCTATGGCTCCTCGAAACCGGTGGCTCCCAACGACACCGAGGAAAACAAATCGTTAAACCGTCGGGTCGAATTTGTGGTTTTGGACAATTGA